In Streptomyces sp. NBC_01717, one DNA window encodes the following:
- a CDS encoding ammonium transporter: MTPVTLAAAGLDTGDTAWLLAATALVLLMTPGLALFYGGMVRSKSVLNMLMMSFVSIALVTVVWLVAGYSLAFGDDVFAGLIGNLDHVGLAGIGPGTLTGSVPTLLFTTFQLTFAIITAALISGAIADRMRFAAWLVLVPVWTLLVYVPVAHWVWGPGGWIAHSLGSLDFAGGLVVEITCGASGLALALVVGPRIGFKKDAMRPHNLPMVMLGAGLLWFGWLGFNGGSALGANGLAAASLLNTLVAGSTGLLGWLFVEQKRDGHPTTFGAASGAVAGLVAITPACGTVSILGGAVVGLAAGVVCSYAVAWKFRFDYDDSLDVVGVHFVGGVVGTLLIGLFATATMTGGKEGLLYGGGPGQLARQAVAVLAVAAYTFLVTYGIGKAIDKLMGVRASTEEELTGLDQTVHAESAYDHGVLGHAAPQALALATPHSKDRSPAT, translated from the coding sequence TTGACCCCCGTGACCCTGGCCGCGGCAGGCCTCGACACAGGCGACACCGCCTGGCTGCTCGCCGCCACCGCGCTCGTCCTGCTGATGACTCCCGGGCTGGCCCTGTTCTACGGCGGCATGGTCCGCTCGAAGAGCGTCCTCAACATGCTGATGATGAGCTTCGTCTCCATCGCCCTGGTCACCGTCGTCTGGCTGGTCGCGGGCTATTCGCTGGCCTTCGGCGACGACGTCTTCGCCGGCCTCATCGGCAACCTCGACCACGTGGGCCTGGCGGGCATCGGTCCCGGCACCCTCACCGGCAGCGTCCCCACCCTGCTGTTCACCACGTTCCAGCTCACCTTCGCGATCATCACGGCGGCACTGATCAGTGGTGCGATCGCGGACCGCATGAGGTTCGCGGCCTGGCTGGTCCTCGTGCCGGTGTGGACCCTGCTCGTATACGTTCCCGTCGCACACTGGGTGTGGGGACCCGGCGGCTGGATCGCGCACTCCCTGGGTTCCCTGGACTTCGCCGGGGGCCTCGTGGTGGAGATCACGTGCGGAGCGTCCGGCCTGGCACTCGCCCTGGTGGTGGGCCCGCGCATCGGCTTCAAGAAGGACGCCATGCGCCCGCACAACCTGCCGATGGTGATGCTCGGCGCCGGCCTGCTCTGGTTCGGCTGGCTGGGCTTCAACGGCGGCTCGGCCCTCGGCGCCAACGGTCTTGCAGCGGCCTCGCTCCTCAACACCCTCGTCGCCGGATCCACCGGCCTGCTCGGCTGGCTCTTCGTCGAACAGAAGCGCGACGGCCACCCGACCACCTTCGGCGCGGCGTCGGGCGCGGTCGCCGGACTGGTGGCGATCACGCCCGCATGCGGCACGGTCAGCATCCTGGGCGGCGCCGTGGTCGGACTCGCGGCCGGCGTCGTCTGCTCGTACGCGGTCGCATGGAAGTTCCGGTTCGACTACGACGACTCGCTGGACGTGGTCGGCGTGCACTTCGTCGGAGGTGTCGTCGGCACGTTGCTCATCGGCCTGTTCGCGACGGCCACGATGACCGGCGGCAAGGAGGGTCTCCTCTACGGGGGCGGCCCGGGCCAGCTCGCCCGGCAGGCCGTCGCCGTGCTCGCCGTGGCCGCGTACACGTTCCTGGTGACCTACGGGATCGGTAAGGCGATCGACAAGCTGATGGGGGTGCGGGCCTCCACGGAGGAGGAGCTCACGGGCCTGGACCAGACGGTGCACGCGGAGAGCGCCTACGATCACGGCGTCCTGGGTCACGCCGCCCCGCAGGCCCTGGCCCTCGCGACACCTCATTCCAAGGACAGGAGCCCTGCCACATGA
- a CDS encoding P-II family nitrogen regulator: MKLITAIVKPYRLDEVKTALRELGVHGLTVTEASGYGRQRGHTEVYRGAEYRVDLVPKARIEVVVEDADVDLVIDAVVRAARTGKIGDGKVWAVPVDTVVRVRTGERGPDAL; the protein is encoded by the coding sequence ATGAAGCTCATCACCGCGATCGTCAAGCCGTACCGCCTTGACGAGGTGAAGACCGCACTGCGGGAGCTCGGCGTGCACGGACTGACCGTTACGGAGGCCAGCGGATACGGGCGTCAGCGCGGCCACACCGAGGTGTACCGGGGCGCCGAGTACCGGGTCGACCTGGTGCCCAAGGCCCGCATCGAGGTCGTCGTCGAGGACGCGGACGTGGACCTGGTCATCGACGCGGTGGTCCGCGCCGCCCGGACCGGCAAGATCGGCGACGGCAAGGTGTGGGCGGTGCCGGTGGACACGGTGGTACGGGTCCGCACGGGCGAGCGGGGCCCGGACGCGCTGTAG
- a CDS encoding PP2C family protein-serine/threonine phosphatase, translated as MPYVAVTALSHTGLIRDHNEDSLVVGPWTLCGTVTENPQTLLFPLGAPLVVAVADGIGGQPAGEVASALVVRQLAAIGPSLDSEEAVRDALKACNHAVYAAAVGHPELAAMGTTVAGAVVLAESLLAFNVGDSRVLDATQDGLRRVSVDDSPPLAPGRRTTSLITQSLGGASRFSAVTPHVTTLPLSAGDRYLVCTDGLTDPVMEDELDSLLRVHNDGRAAFELWKAAIEAGGPDNITLAVVRIGE; from the coding sequence ATGCCGTACGTAGCTGTCACTGCATTGAGCCACACCGGGCTGATCCGCGATCACAATGAGGACAGCCTCGTTGTCGGGCCGTGGACGCTGTGCGGCACCGTGACCGAGAACCCGCAGACACTGCTGTTCCCTCTCGGCGCACCGCTCGTCGTCGCGGTCGCCGACGGTATCGGCGGGCAGCCGGCCGGCGAGGTGGCCAGTGCGCTGGTCGTCCGCCAACTCGCCGCGATCGGCCCTTCGCTGGACAGCGAGGAGGCCGTCCGTGACGCTCTGAAGGCCTGCAATCATGCGGTGTACGCAGCCGCCGTCGGCCATCCGGAGCTGGCCGCCATGGGTACCACGGTCGCGGGTGCCGTCGTGCTGGCGGAGTCGTTGCTCGCCTTCAACGTCGGCGACAGCAGGGTGCTCGACGCGACTCAGGACGGGCTTCGCCGGGTGAGCGTCGACGACAGTCCGCCGTTGGCGCCCGGCCGGCGCACCACGTCGCTCATCACGCAGTCGCTCGGTGGTGCCTCCCGGTTCAGCGCCGTCACGCCCCACGTGACGACGTTGCCACTGTCCGCAGGCGATCGTTACCTGGTCTGCACCGACGGGCTGACCGACCCGGTGATGGAGGACGAACTCGACAGCCTGCTGCGGGTGCACAACGACGGCAGGGCCGCTTTCGAGCTGTGGAAGGCCGCCATCGAGGCGGGCGGCCCCGACAACATCACGCTGGCGGTGGTACGTATCGGCGAGTAG
- a CDS encoding DUF72 domain-containing protein — translation MPMLVGTSGWQYKDWRGVLYPPGQPQRLWLEEYARQFGTVENNNAFYRLPTAEIFASWRERTPEGFVMAVKASRYLTHLKRLRDPEEPVHRLMDHAQGLGDRLGPVLLQLPSHFREDIEALDACLACFPDTVRVAVELRHTSWWEAERKLRTVLERHGSALCWADRGSHPVTPLWRTASWGYVRFHGGIAEPPPRYGRQALKSWARRIVDAWPDKNDVYVYFNNDLGGVAVVDAAKFARAAAALGRTVSRTPPPPPARSTS, via the coding sequence ATGCCCATGCTCGTCGGAACGTCAGGGTGGCAGTACAAGGACTGGCGCGGCGTGCTCTATCCACCCGGGCAACCACAGCGGCTGTGGCTGGAGGAGTACGCCCGGCAATTCGGCACGGTGGAGAACAACAACGCCTTCTACCGGCTTCCCACCGCGGAGATCTTCGCCTCCTGGCGGGAGCGGACCCCGGAGGGGTTCGTCATGGCGGTCAAGGCCAGCCGCTACCTGACCCACCTGAAGCGGCTGCGCGACCCCGAGGAGCCGGTGCATCGGCTGATGGATCACGCCCAGGGTCTCGGCGACCGCCTGGGACCCGTGCTGCTGCAACTTCCGTCGCACTTCCGGGAGGACATCGAGGCTCTGGACGCCTGCCTGGCCTGCTTTCCCGACACGGTTCGGGTGGCCGTCGAACTCCGGCACACCTCGTGGTGGGAGGCGGAGCGAAAGCTCCGGACAGTGCTGGAACGGCATGGCAGCGCACTGTGCTGGGCCGATCGGGGGTCCCACCCGGTGACGCCGCTGTGGCGTACGGCGTCGTGGGGCTACGTACGGTTTCACGGCGGCATCGCAGAGCCGCCGCCGCGCTACGGCCGCCAGGCGTTGAAGTCGTGGGCCCGTCGCATCGTCGACGCCTGGCCCGACAAGAACGATGTGTATGTGTACTTCAACAACGACCTGGGCGGCGTGGCCGTCGTGGACGCCGCGAAGTTCGCACGGGCAGCGGCCGCGTTGGGCCGGACGGTGAGCCGTACGCCTCCGCCCCCGCCGGCACGGTCCACGTCCTGA
- a CDS encoding CAP domain-containing protein, translating into MRKHRRKSYYRPIAIAVIAVGAVGVPSAAMACLGTQGDAGGRPSGHWENVSSHQRWTGSSWGHAPTAGASKSPTATPGAPQTTAPPAAPATTAPASGDTARVLTLVNNERSKAGCSPLTTNAKLTKAAQDHSKDMASHRNMSHTGSDGSSPGDRITRAGYSWSSYGENVAYGYSTPEKVMAAWMSSPGHKRNILDCSFKEIGIGLAQPNSYWTQDFGTAR; encoded by the coding sequence ATGAGGAAGCACCGCAGGAAGTCGTACTACCGGCCGATAGCCATCGCTGTCATCGCCGTGGGAGCCGTGGGTGTGCCGTCCGCCGCCATGGCCTGCCTGGGTACTCAGGGTGATGCGGGCGGTCGCCCCTCCGGCCACTGGGAGAACGTGAGCTCCCACCAGCGGTGGACGGGCTCGTCCTGGGGTCATGCGCCGACTGCGGGAGCGTCGAAGAGCCCCACTGCGACTCCCGGCGCACCGCAGACCACCGCGCCTCCCGCCGCACCTGCTACGACCGCACCGGCATCCGGGGACACGGCCCGCGTGCTGACGCTCGTCAACAACGAGCGCAGCAAGGCCGGATGCTCCCCGCTGACCACCAACGCGAAGCTGACCAAGGCCGCTCAGGACCACAGCAAGGACATGGCATCCCACCGGAACATGTCCCACACGGGCTCCGACGGTTCGTCGCCCGGCGACCGGATCACGCGTGCCGGTTACAGCTGGAGCTCCTACGGCGAGAACGTCGCCTACGGCTACTCCACGCCCGAGAAGGTCATGGCGGCCTGGATGTCCAGCCCGGGCCACAAGCGCAACATCCTCGACTGCTCGTTCAAGGAGATCGGCATCGGCCTCGCGCAGCCCAACAGCTACTGGACCCAGGACTTCGGCACGGCCCGATAG
- the dacB gene encoding D-alanyl-D-alanine carboxypeptidase/D-alanyl-D-alanine endopeptidase gives MSSAITPGRSSSRNSQRVLTVLGLLLAGSVAAFGLAWVTPSKELAGLDPRIASIMHKPYYPHAQWGMFQQNPATGEIVQTRSADQFFIPGSVAKLFSVSGTWHTLGSDHRFVTPVHAVGKRQGATLTGDLALVAQGDLTLGGRTRADGTVAFTAIDHTYADDVPGATLTPQDPLAGIDRLAQQVRDSGITKVVGDVIVDARLFRSDPELDPTPTPLIINDNVIDLLTTAGDGPGAPARLDWRPRVAPYAVSSTVRTVEAGKPTDITVKPSADGTRIKLSGTIAADSDPVLRVSDIRDPNTFGRTALIEALKRAGVEVTAKPVGPNPAGRLPRSYGGAPEVARFTSPSYDEYARLILKVSHNLGANLGICLMAVSTGSSRCADGFPVFAKFLDVAKVDRKTVQLSDGRGGDPSDRTTPRAVAQILTYWQGTSDATRFREALPTLGVDGSLAFSCRSCPARGLVSAKTGTVAGGDLVNDRLGVGAETIAGYLETGKGHYDVFFAGVNGASAPDIKGVLAIGNDMADIAAYLQEGPSGAS, from the coding sequence ATCATGCACAAGCCCTACTACCCGCATGCCCAGTGGGGGATGTTCCAGCAGAACCCGGCGACCGGCGAGATCGTGCAGACGCGCTCCGCCGACCAGTTCTTCATCCCCGGGTCGGTGGCCAAACTGTTCAGCGTCAGCGGCACCTGGCACACCCTCGGCAGCGATCACCGCTTCGTCACACCGGTGCACGCCGTCGGAAAGCGCCAGGGCGCGACCCTCACCGGGGACCTGGCCCTCGTCGCCCAGGGCGATCTGACCCTCGGTGGCCGTACGCGTGCGGACGGCACCGTCGCCTTCACCGCCATCGACCACACCTACGCCGACGACGTTCCCGGAGCGACCCTCACCCCGCAGGACCCGCTGGCCGGCATCGACCGATTGGCCCAGCAGGTGCGCGACTCGGGTATCACCAAGGTGGTCGGCGACGTGATCGTGGACGCGCGGCTGTTCCGTTCCGACCCGGAGCTCGATCCGACCCCGACGCCGCTGATCATCAATGACAACGTGATCGATCTGCTCACCACCGCCGGCGACGGTCCGGGCGCGCCGGCCCGGCTCGACTGGCGTCCGCGGGTGGCGCCGTACGCCGTGTCGTCCACCGTCCGTACCGTCGAGGCCGGCAAGCCCACCGACATCACGGTCAAACCCTCCGCCGACGGCACCCGCATCAAGCTCTCCGGCACCATCGCCGCCGATTCCGACCCGGTCCTGCGGGTGTCGGACATCCGTGATCCGAACACCTTCGGCCGTACTGCCCTGATCGAGGCACTGAAGCGGGCCGGGGTCGAGGTCACCGCCAAACCCGTGGGGCCCAACCCGGCCGGCCGGCTGCCCCGGTCGTACGGGGGCGCGCCGGAGGTGGCCCGGTTCACTTCTCCGTCCTACGACGAATACGCCCGGCTCATCCTCAAGGTGAGCCACAACCTCGGGGCGAATCTCGGGATCTGCCTCATGGCTGTCAGCACGGGCAGTTCCCGGTGCGCCGACGGCTTCCCCGTGTTCGCGAAGTTCCTGGACGTCGCCAAGGTGGACCGTAAGACGGTTCAGCTCTCCGACGGCCGCGGCGGCGACCCGAGCGACCGCACCACGCCCCGCGCCGTCGCCCAGATCCTCACGTACTGGCAGGGCACCTCCGACGCGACCCGCTTCCGGGAGGCGCTGCCCACGCTGGGCGTCGACGGGTCACTCGCGTTCTCCTGCCGGAGCTGCCCCGCCCGCGGCCTGGTCTCGGCCAAGACGGGCACCGTCGCGGGTGGCGACCTCGTCAACGACCGGCTGGGCGTGGGCGCGGAGACCATCGCCGGGTATCTGGAGACCGGCAAGGGACATTACGACGTGTTCTTCGCCGGGGTGAACGGTGCGTCGGCGCCCGACATCAAGGGCGTGCTGGCGATCGGGAACGACATGGCCGACATCGCCGCGTATCTCCAGGAGGGCCCGAGCGGCGCCTCCTGA